One Halarcobacter ebronensis genomic window carries:
- a CDS encoding SixA phosphatase family protein produces the protein MKRLFIIRHAKSDWTNPDLDDFDRPLNERGKKDLPFMAKRVAKREICPDLIISSPAFRARKTAKGFAKEIGYCKKIMYNEYLYEPSLRTILDVLNFIDDQYDDIFLVGHNPGLNLLAFYLIDFNENLPTCGILEIKFKCDSWREVCRKNAKFISFDYPKKNIKKVP, from the coding sequence ATGAAAAGACTCTTCATAATTAGACATGCAAAATCTGATTGGACAAATCCAGATTTGGATGATTTTGACAGACCTCTAAATGAAAGAGGTAAAAAAGATCTTCCTTTTATGGCAAAAAGAGTTGCCAAAAGAGAGATATGCCCCGATCTTATTATCTCTTCACCAGCTTTTAGAGCAAGAAAAACTGCAAAAGGTTTTGCAAAAGAGATTGGCTATTGTAAAAAAATTATGTATAATGAATACCTTTATGAACCCTCACTTAGAACAATTTTAGATGTTCTAAACTTTATTGATGATCAATATGATGATATTTTTTTAGTTGGGCACAATCCTGGTTTAAATCTATTGGCTTTTTATCTTATTGATTTTAATGAAAATCTACCTACATGTGGTATTCTTGAAATAAAATTTAAATGTGATTCATGGAGAGAAGTATGTAGAAAAAATGCAAAATTTATATCCTTTGATTACCCTAAAAAGAATATAAAAAAAGTTCCATAA
- a CDS encoding SixA phosphatase family protein: MKELYIIRHAQKENTDNYEYDYDVPLTKRGIEAAKNLGTLLKRKKVLPDLIVSSPAIRARQSAEVIAKEIDYNKGVMYNEVIYQAYLNELVESISYTYDNINSLMIVGHNPSLTALAITFTNFKTELQMATAIKIEFDCDSWTQIDRNNSRFVELYEL; the protein is encoded by the coding sequence ATGAAAGAGCTATATATTATAAGACATGCTCAAAAAGAAAATACCGATAATTACGAATATGATTATGATGTTCCATTAACAAAAAGAGGTATTGAAGCTGCAAAAAATTTAGGTACTTTACTAAAAAGAAAAAAAGTTTTACCTGATTTAATTGTTTCAAGCCCAGCTATTAGAGCAAGACAAAGTGCAGAGGTAATTGCAAAAGAGATAGATTACAACAAAGGGGTAATGTATAATGAAGTAATTTATCAAGCATATCTAAATGAATTAGTTGAATCAATTAGTTATACTTATGATAATATTAACTCTCTTATGATAGTAGGACATAATCCTTCATTAACAGCACTAGCGATTACTTTTACAAATTTTAAAACTGAACTGCAAATGGCAACAGCAATAAAAATTGAGTTTGATTGTGACTCTTGGACACAAATAGATAGAAATAATTCAAGGTTTGTAGAGCTTTACGAACTCTAG
- a CDS encoding NAD(P)/FAD-dependent oxidoreductase, which translates to MEKIQYDLIVIGSGAAGMIASIVAARSGKRVLLCEQQSKLGPKLKATGGGKCNLTNTLTNEDFMNSFGKNGRFMQDALEKFDYKSLIEFLNTIGVETHIPDGFRVFPVSHSSETIINALENEILKQNIEVKKETKIVDILCENEKILGVKSQIANYYSTCVIVATGGLGFSSLGANGDGYKFAKSLGHKITELYPAMLPLITKESWVSNCRADTIAKAQIRVDLKKAKKLKACGDLIFTSKGLRGPVILDFSREITPLLEKYKEVPLIINMIKGLNEDELFLYIKEYSLKHNDANIKEVLEHLLPFSVLNELCKLVGADYNKRFKDLEGTIRQNLIKILVSTPLTIVDHIGFEKAMITRGGVSLKEINPKTMQSKIIEGLYFCGEVMDLDGPCGGYNLQWSFASGNLAGELLN; encoded by the coding sequence ATGGAAAAAATTCAATATGATTTAATAGTTATTGGTTCTGGAGCTGCTGGAATGATTGCTTCCATAGTTGCTGCAAGAAGTGGTAAAAGAGTACTTTTATGTGAACAACAAAGTAAGCTTGGACCTAAATTAAAAGCAACTGGTGGAGGGAAATGCAACTTAACTAATACCCTTACAAATGAAGATTTTATGAACTCTTTTGGTAAAAATGGACGTTTTATGCAAGATGCATTAGAAAAGTTTGATTATAAGAGTTTGATAGAATTTTTAAATACTATAGGAGTTGAAACCCATATTCCAGATGGCTTTAGAGTTTTTCCTGTAAGCCACAGTTCTGAAACAATAATAAACGCTTTAGAAAATGAAATATTAAAACAAAATATTGAGGTAAAAAAAGAGACTAAAATAGTTGATATTTTATGTGAAAATGAGAAAATTTTAGGGGTTAAAAGCCAAATAGCTAACTACTATTCAACTTGTGTAATTGTTGCAACAGGAGGACTTGGTTTTTCAAGCTTAGGTGCAAATGGAGATGGTTATAAATTTGCAAAATCTTTAGGACACAAAATTACAGAACTTTACCCTGCAATGTTACCATTAATAACCAAAGAGAGTTGGGTTTCAAATTGTAGAGCAGATACAATTGCAAAAGCTCAAATAAGAGTTGATTTGAAAAAAGCAAAAAAACTAAAAGCTTGTGGAGATTTAATATTTACTTCAAAGGGGTTAAGAGGACCCGTTATATTAGATTTTTCTAGAGAAATTACACCACTACTTGAAAAGTATAAAGAAGTGCCACTTATAATAAATATGATAAAAGGTTTAAATGAAGATGAGCTTTTTTTATATATAAAAGAGTACTCTTTAAAACATAATGATGCCAATATTAAAGAAGTACTTGAACACCTTTTGCCTTTTTCAGTATTAAATGAACTTTGTAAATTGGTTGGCGCTGATTATAATAAACGGTTTAAAGATTTAGAAGGAACAATTAGACAAAATCTTATTAAGATATTAGTTTCAACTCCTTTAACAATTGTAGATCATATAGGTTTTGAAAAAGCGATGATAACAAGAGGTGGAGTAAGTTTAAAAGAGATAAATCCAAAAACAATGCAGAGTAAAATCATTGAAGGACTATATTTTTGTGGTGAAGTGATGGATTTAGACGGCCCTTGTGGAGGTTACAATCTTCAGTGGTCTTTTGCAAGTGGTAACCTTGCTGGTGAGCTTTTGAACTAG